A single genomic interval of Lathyrus oleraceus cultivar Zhongwan6 chromosome 7, CAAS_Psat_ZW6_1.0, whole genome shotgun sequence harbors:
- the LOC127101071 gene encoding non-specific lipid-transfer protein 1 precursor: protein MARSMKLACVALVICMVVIAPMAEAALSCGTVSADMAPCVTYLQAPNNASPPPPCCAGVKKLLAAATTTPDRQAACNCLKSAAGSIPKLNTNNAAALPGKCGVSIPYKISTSTNCNTVRF from the exons ATGGCAAGAAGCATGAAGTTAGCATGTGTTGCTTTGGTGATCTGCATGGTGGTTATTGCGCCTATGGCAGAAGCTGCTTTGTCTTGTGGAACTGTATCCGCTGATATGGCTCCATGCGTTACTTATCTTCAAGCTCCTAATAATGCCAGTCCTCCACCGCCATGCTGTGCAGGAGTGAAGAAGCTTCTTGCTGCCGCCACCACCACGCCGGATCGTCAGGCTGCCTGTAACTGCTTGAAATCAGCTGCCGGTTCTATTCCTAAATTGAATACTAACAATGCTGCTGCTCTCCCTGGCAAATGCGGTGTTAGCATCCCTTACAAGATCAGTACCTCCACCAACTGTAACAC TGTTAGGTTTTGA